From the genome of Phytohabitans rumicis, one region includes:
- a CDS encoding copper transporter: MINFRYHVVSLTAVFLALAIGLVVGTAALNGPVADSLSDNVNALRKDNRQLRETVSSLQEEANREEEFATEAAPIMLAGKLTARRIAVVTTPSGDDHVDGVVEMLELAGATVTGRVDIEDKFVNPDNSVELLDLADQASQPSIPRTDLPNNVDGVESASALLATALLDRPSPQTPVSSTDLQALLTAYTSAGYISVKDKVTGPAEAVVVVSGQPHTDRDSAAKDEAVVTMVAQFDKAGPVIVAGSWGGNGNLVGAVRGDPTLSKSISTVDNGNTAQGRLVTALAVVEQLVDGKAGQYGLNAGASSLLPKQKE, encoded by the coding sequence GTGATCAACTTTCGGTACCACGTGGTGTCGCTGACCGCGGTGTTCCTGGCCCTGGCGATCGGCCTGGTGGTGGGCACGGCGGCGCTCAACGGCCCGGTGGCCGACTCGCTCAGCGACAACGTCAACGCGTTGCGCAAGGACAACCGGCAGCTGCGCGAGACGGTGAGCAGCCTGCAGGAGGAGGCCAACCGGGAGGAGGAGTTCGCCACCGAGGCGGCTCCGATCATGCTGGCCGGCAAGCTGACCGCCCGGCGCATCGCGGTGGTCACCACGCCCAGCGGCGACGACCACGTGGACGGCGTGGTGGAGATGCTGGAGCTGGCCGGGGCGACGGTGACCGGGCGGGTCGACATCGAGGACAAGTTCGTCAACCCGGACAACAGCGTGGAGCTGCTCGACCTGGCCGACCAGGCGTCGCAGCCGAGCATCCCGCGCACCGACCTGCCCAACAACGTCGACGGGGTGGAGAGCGCGAGCGCGCTGCTGGCGACCGCGCTGCTGGACCGGCCCTCGCCGCAGACGCCGGTCTCCTCGACCGACCTGCAGGCGCTGCTGACGGCGTACACGTCGGCGGGGTACATCAGCGTCAAGGACAAGGTGACCGGCCCGGCCGAGGCGGTCGTCGTGGTGTCCGGGCAGCCGCACACCGACCGCGACTCCGCCGCCAAGGACGAGGCCGTGGTGACCATGGTCGCCCAGTTCGACAAGGCCGGCCCGGTGATCGTGGCCGGCAGCTGGGGCGGCAACGGCAACCTGGTCGGGGCGGTGCGGGGCGACCCCACGCTGTCCAAGTCGATCTCCACGGTGGACAACGGCAACACCGCGCAGGGCCGGCTGGTCACGGCGCTCGCCGTGGTCGAGCAGCTGGTCGACGGCAAGGCCGGCCAGTACGGCCTGAACGCCGGCGCCAGCTCCCTGCTCCCGAAGCAAAAAGAGTGA
- the steA gene encoding putative cytokinetic ring protein SteA, translating to MRLPALRRTRSAEPGNVTGTARLDRRTKRLAGRLRPGDIAVIDHVDLDRVAADSLVAVGVAAVLNAKPSVSGRYPNLGPEVLVQAGIPLVDDLGEGIFDQVREGDTVRIDDNTVYIDGEPIALGVRQDAESVAKAMADAREGLSVQLEAFAANTMEYLKQERDLLLDGVGVPDVDTHIGGRHCLIVVRGYDYKADLDVLRPYIREFKPVLIGVDGGADALVEAGYTPDMIIGDMDSVTDDVLRCGAEVIVHAYPDGRAPGMARVQQLGLAAITFPAAATSEDLAMLLADEKGASLIVLVGTHNNLVEFLDKGRGGMASTFLTRLKVGGKMVDAKGVSRLYRQSISGSSLLLLVLSAVAAMASAVAVSTVGKAYLAVVSEWWDNLVFQLGQLF from the coding sequence ATGCGTCTACCAGCCTTGCGCCGGACCCGGAGCGCAGAACCGGGCAATGTAACCGGCACCGCGCGCCTCGACCGCCGGACGAAGCGTCTGGCTGGCCGGTTGCGCCCGGGCGACATCGCGGTCATCGATCACGTGGACCTCGACCGGGTCGCCGCCGACTCGCTCGTCGCGGTCGGCGTCGCCGCGGTGCTCAACGCTAAGCCGTCCGTCTCCGGGCGGTACCCCAACCTCGGCCCCGAGGTGCTCGTGCAGGCCGGCATCCCGCTGGTCGACGACCTGGGCGAGGGCATCTTCGACCAGGTCCGTGAGGGCGACACCGTCCGCATTGACGACAACACCGTGTACATCGACGGCGAGCCGATCGCACTCGGCGTGCGGCAGGACGCGGAGAGCGTGGCCAAGGCTATGGCGGACGCCCGGGAGGGGCTGTCGGTCCAGCTGGAGGCGTTCGCGGCCAACACGATGGAGTACCTGAAGCAGGAGCGTGACCTGCTGCTCGACGGCGTCGGTGTGCCGGACGTCGACACGCACATCGGCGGGCGGCACTGCCTGATCGTGGTGCGCGGCTACGACTACAAGGCCGACCTGGACGTGCTGCGGCCGTACATCCGCGAGTTCAAGCCGGTGCTGATCGGGGTGGACGGCGGCGCCGACGCCCTGGTGGAGGCCGGCTACACGCCCGACATGATCATCGGTGACATGGATTCGGTCACCGACGACGTGCTGCGCTGCGGCGCCGAGGTGATCGTGCACGCCTACCCGGACGGACGGGCGCCGGGGATGGCCCGGGTGCAGCAGTTGGGCCTGGCGGCGATCACGTTCCCGGCGGCGGCGACCAGCGAAGACCTGGCCATGCTGCTCGCCGATGAGAAGGGCGCCTCGCTGATCGTGCTGGTCGGCACCCACAACAACCTTGTCGAGTTCCTCGACAAGGGGCGCGGGGGCATGGCGTCGACGTTCCTGACCCGGCTGAAGGTCGGCGGCAAGATGGTCGACGCGAAGGGGGTGAGCCGGCTGTACCGGCAGAGCATCTCCGGCTCGTCGCTGTTGTTGCTGGTCCTGTCGGCGGTGGCGGCGATGGCGTCGGCGGTCGCGGTGTCCACCGTTGGCAAGGCTTACCTCGCTGTGGTTTCGGAGTGGTGGGACAATTTGGTGTTCCAGCTCGGACAGCTTTTCTGA
- the recN gene encoding DNA repair protein RecN, which produces MLEELRITGLGVIEDTTLPLTGGMNVITGETGAGKTMVVTGLGLLFGGRADAGRVRADPGRAVVEGRLRLSDAAAGAVAARIADAGAEPDEDGTVLLSRTVTVEGRSRAHVGGRSMPVSVLGEVGEQVVAVHGQSDQLRLLRPAEQRASLDRFAGPEHEKLLDTFRESYAQWRRVEDDLADRRRNARERNQEADLLRLGLDEITRVDPQPGEDDDLKAEVQRLEHAEGLRTAAALAYQAVAGGAEGGGDDAPDATGLLGTARRTLEAQAGLDSKLGDLAVRLEEAATLVGDVSAELSAYLDALDADPARLEAIYERRAALRGLTRKYADDVDGVIAWASRARERLGELDTSDELLDELDRERQRLAAEVTDLAARLTAARQEAAGRFAEQVTVELAGLAMPHARIQVAVVPREVGPDGADEVELRLLAHPGAPSLPLQRGASGGELSRVMLAIEVVFAGAGGPPTLVFDEVDAGVGGQAAVEIGKRLARLARSHQVLVVTHLPQVAAFADRHLVVAKDTGGAVTTSGVRVVEDTDRARELSRMLAGLPDSDLGIAHAEELLAVAAREKRA; this is translated from the coding sequence GTGCTGGAAGAGCTGCGCATCACCGGCCTCGGCGTCATCGAGGACACCACCCTGCCGCTCACCGGCGGCATGAACGTGATCACCGGCGAGACTGGTGCGGGCAAGACGATGGTCGTCACCGGCCTCGGCCTGCTGTTCGGCGGGCGCGCCGACGCCGGCCGGGTGCGCGCCGACCCCGGGCGGGCGGTGGTCGAGGGGCGGCTGCGGCTGTCCGACGCGGCGGCGGGCGCGGTGGCCGCCCGGATCGCCGACGCCGGTGCCGAGCCGGACGAGGACGGCACGGTGCTGCTGAGCCGTACGGTCACGGTGGAGGGTCGCTCGCGGGCGCACGTGGGCGGGCGCAGCATGCCGGTCTCGGTGCTCGGCGAGGTGGGCGAGCAGGTCGTCGCCGTACACGGGCAGTCCGACCAGCTGCGCCTGCTGCGGCCGGCCGAGCAGCGGGCCTCGCTCGACCGGTTCGCCGGGCCGGAGCATGAAAAGCTGCTCGACACGTTCCGCGAGTCGTACGCGCAGTGGCGGCGGGTCGAGGACGACCTGGCCGACCGGCGCCGCAACGCCCGCGAGCGCAACCAGGAGGCCGACCTGCTACGGCTGGGCCTGGACGAGATCACCCGGGTCGACCCGCAGCCCGGCGAGGACGACGACCTCAAGGCCGAGGTGCAGCGCCTGGAGCACGCCGAGGGACTGCGTACGGCGGCCGCGCTGGCGTACCAGGCGGTGGCCGGGGGAGCCGAGGGCGGCGGTGACGACGCCCCGGACGCGACCGGGCTGCTCGGCACGGCCCGGCGCACCCTGGAGGCGCAGGCCGGCCTCGACAGCAAGCTCGGCGACCTGGCCGTACGGCTGGAGGAGGCCGCCACGCTGGTCGGTGACGTGTCGGCGGAGCTGTCGGCGTACCTGGACGCCCTCGACGCCGACCCGGCCCGCCTGGAGGCCATCTACGAGCGCCGGGCCGCGCTGCGCGGACTGACCCGCAAGTACGCCGACGACGTCGACGGGGTGATCGCCTGGGCTTCGCGTGCGCGCGAACGCCTGGGCGAGCTGGACACCTCCGACGAGCTGCTGGATGAGTTGGACCGCGAGCGGCAGCGGCTGGCGGCCGAGGTCACCGACCTGGCCGCCCGGCTCACCGCGGCACGCCAGGAGGCGGCCGGCCGCTTCGCCGAGCAGGTGACCGTGGAGCTGGCCGGGCTGGCGATGCCGCACGCCCGGATCCAGGTCGCGGTCGTGCCGCGCGAGGTGGGGCCGGACGGCGCCGACGAGGTCGAGCTGCGCCTGCTCGCGCACCCGGGAGCGCCGTCGCTGCCGCTGCAGCGGGGCGCCTCCGGTGGCGAGCTGTCCCGGGTGATGCTGGCGATCGAGGTGGTGTTCGCCGGTGCGGGTGGGCCGCCCACGCTGGTCTTCGACGAGGTCGACGCGGGCGTCGGCGGGCAGGCCGCGGTGGAGATCGGCAAGCGGCTGGCCCGGCTGGCCCGCAGCCACCAGGTGCTCGTGGTGACCCACCTGCCGCAGGTGGCCGCGTTCGCCGACCGGCACCTGGTGGTCGCCAAGGACACCGGGGGAGCGGTGACCACCAGCGGCGTACGGGTCGTGGAAGACACCGACCGGGCGCGGGAGCTGTCCCGGATGCTCGCCGGCCTGCCGGACTCCGACCTGGGCATCGCCCACGCCGAAGAGCTCCTCGCGGTAGCCGCCCGCGAAAAGCGCGCCTAG
- a CDS encoding low temperature requirement protein A: MSKTRQERDIERGVRVSTLELFFDLVFVFTLTQLTALLADELTVRGAIQITLMLGIVLWMYDGFAWLTNAIAPTSRLVRTLILIAMGGLLAIALSIPDAFGDAGWVFGLGYFVVNAVHTGLFIHAGGPGAAQAMLRLAPVNLTSATLVLVGGFLPGNWRYAAWALALLLDGVAPYVRPIGGFTISPAHFVERHGLLVIIALGESVVAIGVGAAGLELDLALVTVAALGLTLSYFMWWVYFGDGEAPAERALSAVPRERRALVAVRAYGYAHALLLLGIVVAAAGVKKVMGHAGDELKLAEAIALAGGLTLYLLGDVAFRLALGLGRLRFRIAGALVALATIPLGMVVAAGQLVALIVVLFVMFVVEAVAFGLDLRGRMPV; this comes from the coding sequence GTGTCCAAGACGCGGCAGGAACGCGATATCGAGCGGGGGGTGCGGGTCAGCACCCTGGAGCTGTTCTTCGATCTCGTCTTCGTCTTCACGCTGACCCAGCTGACCGCCCTGCTCGCCGACGAGCTCACCGTCCGCGGGGCGATCCAGATCACGCTGATGCTCGGCATCGTCCTGTGGATGTACGACGGGTTCGCGTGGCTCACCAACGCGATCGCGCCCACCAGCCGGCTGGTGCGCACGCTGATCCTGATCGCCATGGGCGGCCTGCTGGCGATCGCGCTTTCGATCCCCGACGCGTTCGGCGACGCGGGCTGGGTGTTCGGCCTGGGATACTTCGTCGTCAACGCGGTCCACACCGGACTGTTCATCCACGCGGGCGGTCCGGGCGCGGCACAGGCGATGCTGCGGTTGGCGCCGGTGAACCTGACCAGCGCGACGCTGGTGCTGGTCGGTGGGTTCCTGCCGGGCAACTGGCGGTACGCCGCGTGGGCGCTGGCGTTGCTGCTGGACGGGGTGGCGCCGTACGTGCGGCCGATCGGCGGATTCACCATCTCGCCGGCCCACTTCGTGGAGCGGCACGGGCTGCTCGTCATCATCGCGCTCGGCGAGTCGGTGGTGGCCATCGGCGTGGGCGCCGCCGGGCTCGAGCTCGACCTGGCGCTGGTGACCGTGGCCGCGCTGGGACTGACTCTGTCGTACTTCATGTGGTGGGTCTACTTCGGAGACGGCGAGGCACCCGCTGAGCGGGCACTCAGCGCGGTCCCACGGGAGCGGCGGGCGTTGGTGGCGGTCCGGGCGTACGGGTACGCGCACGCGCTGCTCCTGCTGGGCATCGTGGTCGCGGCGGCCGGGGTGAAGAAGGTGATGGGGCACGCCGGCGACGAGCTGAAACTCGCCGAGGCGATCGCGCTCGCCGGTGGTCTCACGCTGTACCTGCTCGGCGATGTGGCGTTCCGGCTGGCGCTGGGGCTGGGGCGGCTGCGCTTCCGGATAGCCGGCGCGCTGGTGGCGCTCGCGACGATCCCGCTGGGCATGGTGGTGGCGGCCGGCCAGCTGGTGGCCCTCATCGTGGTCCTGTTCGTGATGTTCGTGGTCGAGGCCGTCGCCTTCGGGTTGGACCTGCGCGGGCGGATGCCCGTCTGA
- a CDS encoding NAD kinase: protein MSGRSALLVTHTGRQDSTDHARTVAADLIAAGFEVRVVAEEVADLGLPEVTPVGGPEAADGVEIVFALGGDGTFLRAAELARPAAAPLLGINLGKVGFLAEAEIHDLDQAVRDVVSRSYTVDERLTLDVVAEVDGAPIAESWALNEVTVEKGQRAHMLELLVDVDGRPLSRYGCDGVLCATPTGSTAYAFSAGGPVVWPEVEALLLVPISAHALFSRPLVTAPTSTFVITVDPYTSFAALCCDGRRVFDLPPGARVTVKRGELSVRIVRLGKEPFTDRLVAKFALPVGGWRGNHRP, encoded by the coding sequence ATGAGCGGGCGGAGCGCGCTGCTGGTGACGCACACCGGGCGGCAGGACAGCACCGACCACGCGCGTACGGTGGCGGCCGACCTGATCGCGGCCGGCTTCGAGGTGCGCGTGGTCGCCGAGGAGGTGGCCGACCTCGGCCTGCCGGAGGTGACGCCGGTGGGCGGGCCCGAGGCGGCCGACGGCGTCGAGATCGTCTTCGCCCTGGGCGGGGACGGCACGTTCCTGCGGGCGGCCGAGCTGGCCCGGCCGGCGGCGGCGCCGCTGCTGGGCATCAACCTCGGCAAGGTCGGTTTCCTGGCCGAGGCGGAGATCCACGACCTGGACCAGGCCGTGCGCGACGTGGTGTCACGGTCGTACACAGTGGACGAACGGCTCACCCTCGACGTGGTGGCCGAAGTGGACGGTGCGCCGATCGCCGAGTCGTGGGCGCTCAACGAGGTGACCGTCGAAAAAGGACAGCGCGCGCACATGCTGGAGCTGCTCGTCGACGTGGACGGCCGGCCGCTGTCCCGGTACGGCTGCGACGGCGTGCTGTGCGCGACCCCGACCGGCTCTACCGCGTACGCGTTCTCCGCCGGGGGACCGGTCGTCTGGCCGGAGGTGGAGGCGCTGCTGCTGGTGCCGATCAGCGCGCACGCGCTCTTCAGCCGGCCGCTCGTCACCGCCCCGACGTCCACCTTCGTGATCACCGTCGACCCGTACACGTCGTTCGCGGCGCTGTGCTGCGACGGGCGGCGGGTCTTCGACCTGCCGCCGGGGGCGCGGGTCACCGTGAAGCGGGGCGAGCTGTCGGTGCGGATCGTCCGGTTGGGCAAGGAGCCGTTCACCGACCGGTTGGTGGCCAAGTTCGCCCTGCCGGTGGGCGGGTGGCGGGGCAATCACAGGCCGTAG
- a CDS encoding TlyA family RNA methyltransferase: MARRARLDAELVRRGLARSREQAAALVEAGRVQVRGVPARKVAAMVDPADAVRVVGDTVEYVSRGGHKLAGALAAFAPDGLEVSGRRCLDAGASTGGFTDVLLRAGAAEVVAVDVGYGQLAWSLRTDSRVRVLERTNVRTLTVQDIGGPVALTVADLSFISLRLVLPALAGCTAADGDLALMVKPQFEVGKERVGAGGVVRDPAVRAEAVLDVAAAARELGLGVAGVAASPLPGPSGNVEFFLWLRRGAPDVDEERVRAVAGAFRGDAS; the protein is encoded by the coding sequence ATGGCACGCCGCGCCCGCCTCGACGCGGAACTCGTCCGCCGTGGCCTGGCCCGCTCGCGTGAGCAGGCCGCCGCGCTGGTCGAGGCCGGGCGGGTGCAGGTGCGTGGCGTACCGGCTCGCAAGGTCGCCGCGATGGTGGACCCGGCCGACGCGGTGCGTGTGGTGGGCGACACCGTCGAGTACGTCTCCCGTGGCGGCCACAAGCTGGCCGGGGCGCTTGCCGCCTTCGCGCCCGACGGGCTGGAGGTGTCCGGCCGGCGGTGCCTCGATGCCGGGGCGTCCACCGGGGGCTTCACCGACGTGCTGCTGCGCGCCGGGGCGGCCGAGGTCGTGGCCGTCGACGTCGGCTACGGCCAGCTCGCCTGGTCGCTGCGCACCGACAGCCGGGTCCGGGTGTTGGAGCGCACCAACGTGCGTACCCTCACCGTGCAGGACATCGGCGGGCCGGTGGCGTTGACGGTGGCCGACCTGTCGTTCATCTCGCTGCGGTTGGTGTTGCCGGCGCTGGCCGGCTGCACGGCGGCGGACGGCGACCTGGCCCTGATGGTCAAGCCGCAGTTCGAGGTGGGCAAGGAGCGGGTCGGCGCCGGTGGCGTGGTGCGCGACCCGGCGGTGCGGGCCGAGGCGGTGCTGGACGTGGCCGCCGCCGCGCGGGAGTTGGGGTTGGGCGTGGCGGGCGTGGCGGCCAGCCCACTGCCCGGCCCGAGCGGAAACGTGGAGTTCTTCCTGTGGCTGCGCCGCGGCGCGCCGGACGTGGACGAGGAGCGGGTGCGGGCGGTGGCGGGAGCCTTTCGCGGGGACGCCTCATGA
- a CDS encoding phasin family protein gives MQEAWRAYLELALGLTDASRKKAQKVAKKLVGKSGATASQLQAVAEELVSTSLANREALTKLVRFEVDRTLARVGLVKAEEVADLTARVRDLEEELRQAKGAGAPVPAAVAATVAAEAAAPAKKVTKTTVAKKTVAKKAVAKKTVATKASPAPAADAAPEQAPAPVPTPTPEHAKAAPAKKAATPRTTAAVKKAAPAKKAATPRKKAAPPVAGDA, from the coding sequence ATGCAGGAGGCGTGGCGGGCGTATCTGGAGCTGGCCCTCGGGCTCACAGACGCGTCCCGGAAGAAGGCGCAGAAGGTGGCCAAGAAGCTCGTCGGCAAGAGCGGCGCCACCGCGTCGCAGTTGCAGGCGGTGGCCGAGGAACTGGTCTCCACCAGCCTGGCCAACCGGGAGGCGCTGACCAAGCTGGTGCGGTTCGAAGTGGACCGGACGCTGGCGCGGGTCGGTCTGGTCAAGGCCGAGGAGGTCGCCGACCTGACCGCCCGGGTGCGCGACCTGGAGGAGGAGCTGCGGCAGGCCAAGGGCGCCGGCGCGCCGGTGCCGGCCGCCGTCGCCGCGACCGTGGCCGCCGAAGCGGCGGCGCCCGCGAAGAAGGTCACGAAGACGACCGTGGCGAAGAAGACCGTGGCTAAGAAGGCCGTCGCCAAGAAGACGGTGGCCACGAAGGCGTCGCCCGCGCCGGCTGCGGACGCGGCTCCCGAACAGGCTCCGGCCCCCGTCCCGACGCCGACTCCGGAGCACGCGAAGGCGGCGCCCGCCAAGAAGGCCGCGACGCCCCGCACGACGGCGGCCGTGAAGAAGGCCGCGCCCGCCAAGAAGGCGGCGACGCCGCGCAAGAAGGCCGCCCCTCCGGTGGCCGGTGACGCGTGA
- a CDS encoding alkyl sulfatase C-terminal domain-containing protein, producing MATEQECRKALEQLAQRLAANAQDARSRLDLDRTLACRITDLGVAFHARLLNGQLLDITDGDDPRAKIALITTSDDLLALVAGTLALPQAMAARRVSLKASPFDLLKLRKLL from the coding sequence GTGGCCACGGAGCAGGAGTGCCGCAAGGCGCTGGAGCAGCTGGCACAACGGCTGGCCGCCAACGCCCAAGACGCCCGCAGTCGCCTCGACCTCGACCGCACCCTGGCCTGCCGGATCACCGATCTGGGGGTGGCCTTCCACGCCCGGCTGCTCAACGGACAGTTGCTCGACATCACGGACGGCGACGACCCGCGCGCCAAGATCGCCCTGATCACCACGAGCGACGACCTGCTCGCCCTGGTCGCCGGCACGCTGGCGCTGCCCCAGGCGATGGCCGCGCGCCGGGTCTCTCTCAAGGCGAGCCCCTTCGACCTGCTAAAACTCCGCAAGCTCCTGTAG
- a CDS encoding HAD-IIA family hydrolase, with protein sequence MTKRLVDAYDLVIFDLDGVVYLIDRPIPGAVEAVGELHRAGVALAYATNNASRRSGEVANLLTGLGVPAEADEVITSAGAAAAVLSERLSPGSKILVVGAEALRAEVREAGLVPVSLAQDGPAAVVQGYGPQVGWADLAEAAVAIRGGALWMATNTDRTLPSPRGPLPGNGSLVAALRTALDREPDVVVGKPEPGLFVTAARRVGAQRPLVVGDRLDTDIEGANRAGMDSLLVLTGVSGPRDLLAASPERRPTYAAADLAGLFEVDDAVRVPPVDVAGWSLADGPAPRLDGAGSTVDALRLLCGMAWSGGDVAALTAQSSAARDALHALDLLG encoded by the coding sequence GTGACCAAGCGCCTCGTCGACGCGTACGACCTGGTCATCTTCGACCTGGACGGCGTGGTTTACCTGATCGACCGGCCGATCCCGGGCGCCGTGGAGGCGGTGGGAGAGCTGCACCGGGCGGGCGTCGCGCTGGCGTACGCCACCAACAACGCCTCCCGCCGCTCGGGTGAGGTCGCGAACCTGTTAACGGGCCTTGGCGTACCCGCTGAAGCTGATGAAGTGATCACCTCGGCGGGCGCGGCGGCGGCTGTTTTGTCCGAGAGATTGTCGCCTGGATCCAAAATCCTGGTGGTGGGTGCCGAGGCGCTGCGCGCCGAGGTGCGCGAGGCGGGCCTGGTGCCGGTGTCGCTGGCGCAGGATGGGCCGGCGGCGGTGGTGCAGGGGTATGGGCCGCAGGTGGGCTGGGCTGACCTGGCCGAGGCGGCGGTGGCGATCCGCGGCGGCGCGCTGTGGATGGCGACGAACACGGACCGGACGCTGCCGAGCCCGCGCGGCCCGCTGCCGGGCAACGGGTCGCTGGTGGCGGCGCTGCGTACGGCGCTGGACCGGGAGCCGGACGTGGTGGTCGGCAAGCCGGAGCCGGGGCTGTTCGTGACGGCGGCGCGCCGGGTGGGGGCGCAGCGGCCGCTGGTCGTCGGGGACCGGCTCGACACCGACATCGAGGGCGCCAACCGGGCCGGCATGGACAGCCTGCTGGTGCTGACCGGCGTGAGCGGCCCGCGCGACCTGCTGGCGGCGTCGCCGGAGCGCCGGCCGACGTATGCGGCGGCGGACCTGGCCGGGCTGTTCGAAGTGGACGATGCGGTGCGGGTGCCGCCGGTGGACGTGGCCGGGTGGAGCCTGGCGGACGGGCCGGCGCCGCGCCTGGACGGTGCGGGGTCGACCGTCGACGCGCTGCGGCTGCTGTGCGGGATGGCCTGGTCCGGCGGCGACGTGGCGGCGCTGACCGCGCAGTCGTCGGCGGCGCGGGACGCGCTGCACGCCCTCGACCTGCTGGGTTGA
- a CDS encoding Replicase polyprotein 1ab, with product MAHALAARRLASRISAVREAVGLAAYAVGEWQTAIAELRTYHRMSGKQTHLAVLADCERALGRPERAIDIYRAADKAALEPAEAIELLIVAAGARSDLGQRDAAVAMLQVRELAGEATEPWAARLRYAYADSLLSVGRREEAREWFARAAEADPEQDTDAAERMLELDGVVIEGDEEKDDLVEDVAAQVDASEQEDDAPEEDAVADEGVIEAKDVEEDDDVEDDDEEDDDVEDKDAEEKDAEEKDAEPES from the coding sequence ATGGCACACGCGCTGGCCGCGCGCCGGCTCGCCTCGCGGATCTCCGCGGTGCGCGAGGCGGTCGGGCTGGCGGCGTACGCCGTCGGGGAGTGGCAGACCGCGATCGCCGAGCTGCGTACGTACCACCGGATGAGCGGCAAGCAGACGCACCTCGCGGTGCTGGCCGACTGCGAGCGAGCGCTGGGACGGCCGGAGCGGGCGATCGACATCTACCGGGCCGCGGACAAGGCCGCGCTGGAGCCGGCCGAGGCGATCGAGCTGCTCATCGTGGCCGCGGGTGCGCGTAGCGACCTGGGCCAGCGCGACGCCGCCGTGGCGATGCTGCAGGTGCGCGAGCTGGCCGGCGAGGCCACCGAGCCGTGGGCCGCGCGCCTGCGGTACGCGTACGCCGACTCGCTGCTCAGCGTCGGGCGGCGTGAGGAGGCCCGGGAGTGGTTCGCCCGGGCGGCGGAGGCCGATCCGGAGCAGGACACCGACGCGGCCGAGCGGATGCTGGAGCTTGACGGCGTCGTCATCGAGGGCGACGAGGAGAAGGACGACCTCGTGGAGGACGTCGCCGCGCAGGTGGACGCTTCCGAGCAGGAGGACGACGCACCCGAGGAGGACGCCGTCGCGGACGAGGGCGTCATCGAGGCGAAGGACGTCGAGGAAGACGACGACGTCGAGGACGACGACGAGGAAGACGACGACGTCGAAGACAAGGACGCCGAGGAGAAGGACGCCGAGGAGAAGGACGCGGAACCGGAGTCGTGA
- the tyrS gene encoding tyrosine--tRNA ligase produces the protein MTDLIDDLQWRGLIQDSTDLDELRAHLAAGPATYYVGFDPTAASLHVGNLMQVVTARRLQLAGHRPLLLVGGATGQIGDPKESSERTLNPTEVIAGWVERIRAQLAPFVTYTGENAATLVNNLDWTGPMSVIDFLRDVGKHFPVNRMLAREVVKARLETGISYTEFSYQLMQAHDYFELHQRHGCSLQFGGSDQWGNITAGVDYIRRRGAGPVQAFTTPLVTKSDGTKFGKSEGGAIWLDPAMTSPYAFYQFWVNTDDRDISRYLRYFSFRTHEEIHALEKETADRPAARAAQRALAEELTTLVHGAEETAQVIAASQALFGRGSLVELAPTTLRSALVEAGLIEVRGELPPVAAMLRDTGLVSSLNEARRAIAEGGAYVNNERVTDGEATVAQESLLHGRFLVLRRGKRTFAGVEQVE, from the coding sequence GTGACGGATCTGATCGACGACCTGCAGTGGCGGGGCCTCATCCAGGACTCCACCGACCTCGACGAGCTGCGCGCGCACCTGGCGGCCGGGCCGGCGACGTACTACGTCGGCTTCGACCCCACGGCGGCCAGCCTGCACGTCGGCAACCTGATGCAGGTGGTGACCGCCCGCCGGCTCCAGCTGGCCGGGCACCGCCCGTTGCTGCTGGTCGGCGGGGCGACCGGCCAGATCGGCGACCCCAAGGAGAGCAGCGAGCGGACCCTCAACCCGACCGAGGTCATCGCGGGCTGGGTGGAGCGGATCCGCGCGCAGCTCGCCCCGTTCGTCACCTACACCGGGGAGAACGCCGCGACCCTGGTCAACAACCTGGACTGGACCGGCCCGATGTCGGTCATCGACTTCCTGCGCGACGTCGGCAAGCACTTCCCGGTCAACCGGATGCTCGCCCGCGAGGTGGTCAAGGCCCGCCTGGAGACCGGCATCAGCTACACCGAGTTCAGCTACCAGCTGATGCAGGCGCACGACTACTTCGAGCTGCACCAGCGGCACGGCTGCTCGCTCCAGTTCGGCGGCTCCGACCAGTGGGGCAACATCACCGCGGGGGTCGACTACATCCGCCGGCGCGGTGCCGGGCCGGTGCAGGCGTTCACCACGCCGCTGGTGACCAAGTCGGATGGCACCAAGTTCGGCAAGAGCGAGGGCGGGGCGATCTGGCTCGACCCGGCCATGACCAGCCCGTACGCCTTCTACCAGTTCTGGGTCAACACCGACGACCGGGACATTTCGCGCTACCTGCGGTACTTCAGCTTCCGCACGCACGAAGAGATCCATGCCCTGGAGAAGGAGACCGCCGACCGTCCGGCCGCGCGGGCCGCGCAGCGTGCGCTGGCGGAGGAGCTCACCACTCTGGTGCACGGGGCCGAGGAGACGGCCCAGGTCATCGCCGCGAGCCAGGCGCTGTTCGGGCGGGGTTCGCTGGTCGAGCTGGCGCCGACGACCTTGCGGTCCGCGCTGGTCGAGGCCGGTTTGATCGAGGTACGCGGGGAGTTGCCACCCGTCGCGGCGATGCTGCGCGACACGGGGCTGGTGTCGAGCCTGAACGAGGCACGGCGGGCGATCGCCGAAGGCGGTGCGTACGTCAACAACGAACGGGTGACGGACGGTGAGGCCACGGTGGCGCAGGAGTCGCTTCTGCACGGCCGGTTCCTGGTGCTGCGCCGGGGCAAGCGCACGTTCGCGGGCGTTGAGCAGGTGGAATAG